One genomic segment of Helianthus annuus cultivar XRQ/B chromosome 14, HanXRQr2.0-SUNRISE, whole genome shotgun sequence includes these proteins:
- the LOC110904198 gene encoding serine carboxypeptidase-like 51, producing MHINTSNCLLILLSTFHLSCKMRNFSFAIFLITTITCIALPHFHGRLAMATCTQDGSERWGYVQVRPGAHMFWWHYKSPYRVHDPKKPWPIILWLQGGPGGSGVGIGNFGEVGPLDRNLNPRNFTWLRKADLLFVDNPVGTGYSFVEEEKLLVKTDEEAAKDLTTLLIKLFNRNKSLQRSPLYIVAESYGGKYAVTLGLSALKEIKAGRLKLKLGGIALGNSWMSPVDFVVSWAPLLKDFSRIDNSGLKTSTRLVEDIKEQIANGQMKEATKTWGELEMVIMNSSNYIDFYNIMRDAGSPPVSMTTNELSRKTTVNSYSRNLDSLRVLPGLVEDLKPLMNGVVKEKLKIPKNVNWAEQGDLVFEYFSGDFMTPRINEVDQLLDAGVQVTIYNGQLDLICSTKGAEAWVEKLKWKGLKTFLDMDRTPAYCGDDMETKAFRKSYKNLHFYWILKAGHFVPVDQPCISLDMVGNITRSPAR from the exons ATGCATATAAATACCTCCAATTGTCTTCTCATATTACTCTcaacttttcatctttcttgcaAAATGAGAAATTTCAGTTTTGCAATTTTCCTcattactaccataacatgcaTTGCTCTTCCACATTTTCATGGAAGATTAGCCATGGCTACATGCACCCAAGATGGATCAGAGCGTTGGGGTTATGTTCAAGTCAGACCCG GGGCACACATGTTCTGGTGGCACTACAAAAGTCCATACAGAGTTCATGATCCAAAAAAGCCATGGCCAATTATACTTTGGTTGCAAGGTGGACCA GGTGGTTCAGGGGTTGGAATAGGAAACTTTGGTGAGGTGGGGCCATTGGATCGTAATTTGAACCCAAGAAACTTCACATGGCTCAGAAAGGCGGATCTTTTATTTGTG GATAATCCAGTTGGGACAGGATACAGTTTTGTGGAGGAAGAAAAATTATTGGTGAAAACTGATGAAGAAGCTGCTAAGGATTTAActacattgttaattaaattATTTAACAGAAATAAAAGCCTACAAAGAAGCCCTCTTTATATTGTGGCAGAATCTTATGGTGGGAAATATGCTGTCACTCTTGGATTATCAGCTCTAAAAGAGATTAAGGCTGGGAGATTAAAGCTCAAACTTGGAg GAATTGCATTGGGAAATAGTTGGATGTCACCAGTAGATTTTGTG GTTTCATGGGCTCCTCTGCTGAAAGATTTTTCAAGAATAGACAATAGTGGTCTAAAGACATCAACAAG ACTAGTTGAAGATAtaaaggaacaaatagcaaatgGACAAATGAAAGAGGCCACTAAAACATGGGGTGAACTTGAAATGGTGATCATGAACAGCAGTAACTATATT GATTTCTACAACATTATGCGGGATGCCGGGAGTCCTCCGGTGTCAATGACAACGAATGAGCTATCGAGAAAAACTACAGTCAATAGCTACTCAAGAAATCTTGACTCTTTGAGGGTTTTACCGGGTTTAGTTGAGGATTTAAAGCCTTTAATGAATGGTGTAGTGAAAGAGAAATTAAAGATTCCAAAGAATGTTAA TTGGGCAGAACAAGGAGATCTTGTTTTCGAGTACTTTTCAGGCGATTTCATGACACCGAGGATTAACGAG GTTGATCAACTCTTGGATGCGGGAGTTCAAGTGACAATATATAATGGTCAA CTTGATCTCATATGTTCAACCAAGGGAGCTGAAGCATGGGTTGAAAAGCTCAA GTGGAAGGGGTTAAAGACATTCTTGGACATGGATAGAACTCCGGCttattgtggagatgacatggAAACAAAGGCGTTCAGAAAGTCCTACAAAAATCTTCATTTTTATTGGATCCTTAAAGCCGGTCATTTT GTACCGGTAGATCAACCATGTATATCACTGGACATGGTGGGCAACATAACTCGGTCCCCAGCTAGAtga
- the LOC110904200 gene encoding syndetin, which yields MQPGSISPPPFALIPLAFNHDNLTPEGFGISRFFFLGSLLLSPGGPTGGDYDGDGGMDFSKVGEKLLSSVRSARSLGFFPSNSDRPEVPERAAAAATIARALASIPPHQRHNISSSSEELSSIYGSEPSNQALEELEEEFYEEEFDPVRHTLENLPHEESDLAYFEGKAALRLLQLDKVTEILSRQVMEHHEVMVKGMDLVGELEKDLKVANVICMNGRRHLTSSRNEVSRDLVVNTSSKRKQTLMDILQILSALRRAKDMQAELETHVNEENFFKAFQVLSEYLQLLDSLSDLLAIQEMSRGVEIWLARTLQKLDSLLLGVCQDFKETSFLTVVDAYALIGDVSGLAEKIQSFFMQEVISETHAVLKSIVLEDLEASEIQSTRLTYSDLCTRIPESEFRKCLLATLSVLFKLMCSYHSIMSFHSEYKASMGQFSNEVQKQGDETGSSKNIQQGDYQSLSDSRDDNTGASSSGSPWFHLRNDATSVVSQTLQRGRRNLWQLTTSRVSVLLSSAAVSSTSIHQFLKIYEDLNIFILAGEAFCGAQAADFRQKIKSICENYYLAFHKQNVHALKMVLEKESWFVMPPETIQTVSFAGLVGDGAALISQSQTTGSHKLSDLAKTSSKQGGFSHWVKDGNPFSKHDSKECDNSPNEKVNGVSHNGDVHRNNNGHADVSDDENEDLLADFIDEDSQLPSRIAKPKHLVNRSLSLSTEDMTAHTGSSICVLRLMDKYARLMQKLEIINVEFFKGIRQLFGIFFHFVFESFGHLNTNPPGKANNDVNSYRLKTALSRISQDCNQWIKSASSSEPYASQAPLNMTFSHMEITPTSPPSHTLSTSFGLKERCAGADTISIVARLLYKSKAHLQSVLLTNNAAVVEEFYLHLVDSVPDLTEQIHRTTAKLLLHISGYADRIANSKWEVKELGMEHNGYVDLLLGEFKHYKTRLAHGGIRTEVQDHLIEYGLENISEILVEGLSRVKRCSDEGRALMLLDLQVLINGLQHFVTINVKPKLQTVETFIKAYYLPETEYVHWARAHPEYTKSQMVGLINLVATMKGWKRKNRLEVLEKIEAH from the exons ATGCAGCCTGGCAGTATCTCACCACCTCCATTTGCTCTCATTCCACTTGCTTTCAATCACGATAATTTAACCCCTGAGGGTTTCGGTATCTCTAGGTTTTTCTTCTTAGGCTCGCTCCTCTTATCTCCCGGCGGACCTACCGGCGGCGACTACGACGGCGACGGCGGTATGGATTTCTCCAAGGTCGGTGAGAAGCTTCTCAGTTCAGTCCGTTCCGCTAGATCTCTTGGATTTTTTCCTTCTAATTCCGATCGTCCTGAG GTTCCAGAGCGTGCTGCAGCTGCAGCAACTATAGCTCGTGCACTTGCTTCAATTCCACCGCATCAAAGGCATAATATATCTTCAAGCTCTGAAGAGCTTAGTTCTATATATGGAAGTGAGCCTTCTAATCAAGCACTGGAAGAACTTGAGGAAGAATTCTATGAAGAG GAGTTTGATCCTGTTCGACACACCTTAGAGAATCTTCCGCATGAAGAAAGTGATCTTGCATATTTTGAGGGGAAG GCTGCTCTTAGATTATTACAACTGGATAAAGTAACAGAAATTTTGTCACGCCAAGTGATGGAGCACCATGAAGTAATGG TGAAAGGAATGGATTTGGTTGGTGAGCTGGAGAAAGACTTGAAGGTTGCAAATGTCATTTGCATG AATGGACGAAGACACCTCACTTCTTCAAGGAACGAGGTTTCAAGAGACCTTGTTGTTAACACAAGTTCTAAAAGGAAACAAACTCTTATG GATATTCTTCAAATTTTATCAGCTCTGCGCCGTGCAAAGGACATGCAAGCAGAACTTGAAACACATGTCAATGAAGAAAATTTCTTTAAG GCATTCCAGGTCCTATCTGAGTATCTTCAACTTTTGGATAGCTTATCAGACCTTTTGGCTATACAGGAAATGAGTCGTGGCGTAGAG ATTTGGCTAGCAAGAACTCTACAGAAGCTGGATTCACTTCTGTTGGGAGTGTGCCAAGATTTTAAAGAAACGAGCTTTTTGACT GTGGTAGATGCTTATGCATTGATCGGTGATGTTTCTGGTCTTGCTGAAAAGATACAAAGCTTCTTTATGCAGGAGGTTATATCTGAAACCCATGCAGTGCTTAAGAGCATTGTGCTAGAG GATCTCGAAGCATCTGAAATTCAAAGTACCAG ACTTACATACAGTGATCTTTGCACTCGAATACCTGAATCCGAGTTTAGAAAGTGTTTATTGGCAACTCTTTCTGTCCTCTTCAAGTTAATGTGCTCATATCACTCAATTATGAGTTTCCATTCAGAGTATAAG GCTTCGATGGGACAATTTTCAAATGAGGTGCagaaacaaggtgatgaaacagGTTCTTCCAAAAACATTCAACAAGGTGATTATCAATCTCTTTCGGACTCAAGGGATGATAACACCGGAGCTTCAAGCAGTGGGTCCCCATGGTTTCATTTGAGAAACGATGCCACATCAGTTGTTTCACAAACGTTACAAAGAGGTCGCAGGAATCTTTGGCAACTTACAACAAGCCGTGTGTCAGTATTGCTCTCTTCTGCTGCGGTTTCTTCTACTAGCATTCATCAGTTTTTAAAAATTTACGAAGATCTCAACATCTTCATCTTGGCTGGTGAGGCCTTTTGTGGGGCTCAAGCAGCTGACTTTAGACAGAAAATCAAATCCATTTGTGAAAATTATTATCTTGCTTTTCACAAGCAAAATGTACACGCTCTGAAAATGGTATTGGAAAAAGAGAGTTGGTTTGTGATGCCTCCGGAGACGATTCAGACGGTGAGTTTTGCGGGCCTTGTTGGTGATGGAGCTGCATTGATAAGTCAAAGTCAAACAACTGGGTCCCACAAGTTATCTGACTTAGCAAAAACGAGCAGTAAACAAGGTGGATTCTCCCATTGGGTTAAAGATGGGAATCCATTTTCTAAACATGATTCAAAGGAATGTGATAATTCCCCTAATGAAAAAGTCAACGGGGTATCACATAATGGTGATGTGCATCGTAATAATAATGGTCATGCTGATGTTTCGGATGATGAAAATGAAGATCTTCTTGCTGACTTTATTGACGAAGATAGTCAACTACCGAGCCGTATTGCTAAGCCTAAACATTTAGTAAACCGCTCTTTATCTTTGAGCACTGAAGACATGACAGCTCACACAGGATCGTCGATCTGCGTGCTAAG GCTGATGGATAAATACGCAAGGCTAATGCAAAAGTTAGAGATAATTAACGTGGAGTTTTTTAAG GGGATACGTCAGTTGTTTGGAATCTTTTTCCATTTTGTGTTTGAAAGCTTTGGTCATCTGAACACCAATCCTCCTGGAAAAGCGAATAATGATGTTAATAGCT ATCGACTGAAAACAGCTTTATCCAGAATATCGCAAGATTGCAATCAGTGGATAAAGAGCGCGTCTTCTTCAGAACCTTACGCTTCACAAGCGCCATTAAACATGACATTTTCTCATATGGAAATCACACCCACTAGTCCACCCAGTCATACGCTCAGCACATCATTTGGCCTCAAG GAAAGATGTGCAGGAGCTGATACCATCTCTATTGTTGCTCGATTGTTGTATAAATCCAAGGCTCATCTTCAATCTGTACTTTTGACGAATAACGCAGCAGTTGTTGAAGAGTTCTATTTGCATTTG GTGGATTCGGTGCCAGATCTCACAGAGCAAATACATAGAACGACTGCAAAGTTACTACTTCATATTAGTGG GTATGCTGATCGAATTGCCAATTCTAAATGGGAAGTTAAAGAGCTTGGAATGGAACATAACGGGTATGTTGACCTGTTATTGGGGGAATTTAAGCACTACAAAACAAGACTGGCTCACGGAGGCATTCGGACCGAG GTTCAAGACCACTTAATAGAATACGGTCTCGAAAATATTTCTGAAATTCTAGTTGAAGGACTCTCGAGAGTGAAACGGTGTTCTGACGAGGGCCGAGCCCTAATGTTATTGGATCTTCag GTTTTGATCAATGGCCTTCAGCATTTTGTCACCATTAATGTTAAACCGAAATTACAAACTGTCGAAACTTTTATCAAG GCATATTACCTTCCGGAAACTGAATATGTACATTGGGCCCGCGCTCATCCG GAATACACAAAAAGCCAAATGGTGGGGTTAATTAACCTTGTGGCTACAATGAAAGGATGGAAAAGGAAAAACAGACTGGAAGTGTTGGAAAAGATAGAAGCCCACTAG